A stretch of Fusarium poae strain DAOMC 252244 chromosome 2, whole genome shotgun sequence DNA encodes these proteins:
- a CDS encoding hypothetical protein (BUSCO:29895at5125): MASEPRQYHPLTCHGHSRPVPHIAFSAIEKDTDKDKNDVYYMISACKDGNPMLRNGITGDWIGTLIGHKGAVWQARLSPDAHHAATASADFTAKIWDTYTGELLHTLQHDHIVRAIAYPPDNSDLIATGGMEKKLRIFDLSELPVAGSPTTINASTGFEIGEGVHTGSIKFICWTQDPNIVVTASDKTLRWLDLPSRACIRHEVLDGDIKSCEMVSLAPQYASPSDIGGGKPVLAVAAGKTAYFWGGVQAQDELKRISLPYTIASVSLDLKGRKLVVGEEPGTWAKVIRYDDGTEIDTHKGHHGPIWSIAFSPDGKLYATGSEDGTIKLWKNCEGFYGLWRGGADKAAE; encoded by the exons ATGGCCTCTGAACCTCGACAGTATCATCCTCTGACCTGCCACGGTCACTCTCGCCCCGTCCCACATATCGCTTTCTCAGCCATTGAGAAAGACAccgacaaagacaagaatgATGTCTACTACATGATCTCGGCCTGCAAAG ATGGAAACCCGATGCTTCGCAACGGTATTACTGGTGACTG GATCGGCACTCTCATCGGTCACAAAGGTGCTGTTTGGCAGGCTCGGCTCAGCCCTGATGCTCATCATGCTGCGACTGCATCGGCCGACTTCACCGC TAAGATTTGGGATACCTATACTGGCGAGCTGCTCCACACTCTGCAGCATGACCATATTGTGCGTGCCATTGCGTATCCTCCCGATAATTCGGATCTCATTGCGACCGGCGGTATGGAGAAAAAGCTACGCATTTTTGACTTGTCAGAGCTCCCAGTAGCCGGGTCTCCAACTACCATCAACGCTTCGACTGGGTTTGAGATAGGCGAAGGCGTTCACACCGGCTCTATCAAGTTCATTTGCTGGACCCAGGACCCCAACATCGTCGTGACTGCCTCCGATAAGACACTTCGCTGGTTGGACCTGCCCAGCCGAGCTTGCATCCGACACGAGGTTCTTGATGGAGACATCAAGTCCTGTGAAATGGTGTCACTGGCCCCCCAGTACGCCTCGCCCAGCGATATTGGTGGCGGAAAGCCTGTACTCGCTGTTGCGGCTGGAAAGACAGCGTACTTTTGGGGCGGTGTTCAGGCGCAGGACGAGCTGAAACGCATTTCCTTGCCCTACACTATCGCTAGTGTCTCGCTGGATCTTAAGGGTCGCAAACTTGTCGTCGGCGAAGAACCTGGTACTTGGGCCAAGGTGATTCGATATGACGATGGAACAGAGATTGACACACACAAGGGACACCACGGTCCCATCTGGTCGATCGCATTTTCTCCTGATGGTAAGCTTTACGCAACCGGATCCGAGGACGGCACCATCAAGTTATGGAAGAATTGTGAAGGGTTTTACGGCCTTTGGCGCGGAGGCGCGGACAAGGCTGCAGAATAG
- a CDS encoding hypothetical protein (BUSCO:5331at5125), with protein MTDFKLSAQLVGHESDVRAASFPSPDTVLTASRDCSVRAWRRTQASPTSFDATLVSRGSEYVNSLSFFPPSNEHPDGYVVSGGKDTIIEVKSPNATSTDNAERLLIGHSNNVCTIDVAPSGKYLVSGGWDGQARIWSPQEWETELSLSGHKGKSVWSVVALNDHTVVTGCADKKIRIFDLRQSTAGEVAPDSTIHTPDVVRALCRIPQNHPSGADVASASNDGTIRLWKLNGQQVAELHGHESFVYSITSLPTGELVSSGEDRTVRVWKGNECVQTITHPAISVWTVAANPETGDIVTGASDFIARVFTRSPERTGDEEMLKKFEESVKSSSIPQQQVGRINKEELPGPDFITSRSGTKEGQVQMIKEDNGGVTAYTWSMSQRHWVNVGTVVDAVPSTGKRVEHNGKMYDFVFDVDIEDGKPPLKLPYNLSENPYERATKFLEDNELPFSFLDNVANFITENTKGDTLGQTSESGGPDPLGTESRYRPGEKSQPKVLPQKEYIGVTGAKYEAMFNKILSINKNMVSSGRKDAALNPSDESTLSELRTALESKKAVPQHAMPLVVRILTQWRYSDRLAGLDVLRCVAKYPLVAQFSDPTAGSLLDLAFASSLPEGETPNENAVMLGLRALANIFFTANGRSVVSAQSEEALSFLERVVGVSSDPVGPLNRNVLIAATTAAVNLSVLVHRERLLSPDQRRRLAILLGIILSRDGMTDSEVLYRALVALGTLLSGSKVEAANLDIKGWIQRAAGRSSEARVKSVAAECTKVAP; from the exons ATGACTGACTTCAAGCTATCGGCACAGCTGGTTGGCCATGAATCTGAT GTTCGAGCAGCAAGCTTCCCCTCTCCCGATACCGTCTTGACTGCCTCTCGCGATTGCAGCGTCCGCGCATGGCGTCGCACCCAAGCATCTCCTACGAGTTTCGATGCCACTCTCGTGAGCCGTGGCTCCGAATATGTCAACTCGCTTTCCTTTTTTCCTCCATCAAACGAGCACCCTGATGGCTATGTTGTTTCTGGCGGAAAAGATACCATTATCGAAGTCAAGTCCCCCAATGCAACCAGCACTGATAACGCCGAGCGCCTTCTGATTGGTCACTCAAACAATGTCTGCACCATTGATGTTGCCCCCAGTGGCAAGTATCTGGTTTCCGGCGGTTGGGACGGTCAGGCGCGTATTTGGAGCCCCCAGGAGTGGGAGACAGAGCTCTCACTAAGTGGCCACAAAGGCAAGTCGGTCTGGAGCGTTGTTGCTCTCAACGACCATACAGTGGTGACTGGCTGTGCCGATAAAAAGATCCGCATCTTTGACTTGCGGCAGTCTACCGCTGGAGAGGTGGCACCGGATTCGACTATTCATACACCTGACGTTGTCCGCGCCCTTTGCCGGATTCCTCAAAATCACCCGAGCGGTGCCGATGTTGCGAGCGCGAGCAACGATGGTACTATCCGCCTGTGGAAATTGAACGGCCAGCAGGTTGCAGAGCTTCATGGTCATGAGAGCTTCGTTTACAGTATCACAAGTCTCCCGACAGGAGAACTGGTCAGTTCAGGAGAGGATCGCACTGTCAGAGTATGGAAAGGCAACGAGTGTGTGCAGACCATTACTCACCCTGCCATTTCTGTATGGACAGTGGCGGCGAACCCCGAGACTGGAGATATCGTTACAGGCGCCAGTGACTTCATTGCTCGCGTTTTCACAAGGAGCCCTGAACGTACTGGTGACGAGGAGATGCTTAAAAAGTTCGAAGAATCGGTCAAGTCGTCATCGATTCCCCAACAACAGGTCGGACGCATCAACAAGGAAGAGCTCCCCGGACCCGACTTCATAACTTCCAGGTCTGGTACCAAGGAGGGTCAAGTTCAGATGATAAAGGAGGACAATGGTGGCGTGACTGCTTACACATGGTCCATGAGCCAGCGGCATTGGGTCAATGTCGGAACAGTCGTCGATGCTGTCCCCAGCACCGGCAAGAGGGTCGAGCACAACGGGAAAATGTATGATTTCGTATTTGATGTTGACATTGAGGACGGAAAGCCTCCTCTCAAGCTTCCCTACAACCTCTCTGAAAACCCTTACGAACGAGCTACCAAGTTCTTGGAGGATAACGAGTTGCCATTCTCCTTCCTCGATAACGTAGCCAATTTCATTACGGAGAATACCAAGGGCGACACTCTAGGGCAGACTTCAGAGTCTGGTGGTCCCGACCCTCTTGGTACCGAATCGCGGTATCGCCCTGGTgagaagagccaacccaagGTGCTTCCTCAGAAGGAGTATATCGGCGTTACAGGAGCTAAATATGAAG CTATGTTCAATAAGATCTTGTCCATCAACAAGAACATGGTTTCGTCAGGCCGCAAAGATGCTGCTCTCAACCCATCTGACGAATCCACGCTATCTGAGCTACGCACTGCCCTTGAGTCCAAGAAGGCTGTTCCTCAACACGCCATGCCTCTTGTCGTCCGTATTCTTACCCAGTGGCGTTATTCAGACCGTCTGGCCGGCCTCGATGTTCTCCGCTGCGTCGCCAAATATCCTCTTGTTGCACAGTTCTCTGATCCAACCGCGGGctcccttcttgatcttgctTTCGCATCATCTCTACCCGAAGGTGAAACTCCCAATGAGAACGCAGTCATGCTGGGTCTTCGTGCTCTTGCAAACATCTTCTTCACCGCCAATGGGCGGTCGGTCGTGAGCGCTCAATCAGAGGAGGCACTTTCATTCCTGGAACGCGTCGTTGGTGTATCATCCGACCCCGTTGGACCCTTGAACCGTAACGTTCTCATTGCGGCCACTACAGCAGCAGTCAACCTCTCAGTTCTCGTACACCGCGAGCGCCTTCTTAGCCCCGATCAACGTCGTCGCCTAGCCATCCTTCTCGGTATAATCCTTTCTCGTGATGGTATGACGGACTCTGAAGTTCTGTACCGTGCCCTTGTGGCGCTCGGCACATTGCTCTCAGGATCAAAGGTTGAAGCAGCCAATCTCGACATCAAGGGGTGGATCCAGCGTGCTGCAGGACGCAGTTCAGAAGCACGTGTCAAGTCTGTCGCAGCAGAATGCACCAAGGTAGCTCCATAA
- a CDS encoding hypothetical protein (SECRETED:SignalP(1-19)~BUSCO:45956at5125), with protein MRTSALLTIVLATIVSAHSVITYPGWRGNNLITNETFPYGMQWIYPCGGHNVTTNRTYWPTTGGAIAFQPGWFRGHETAFAYINMGFGDDGPDGGPANMTLPMVPMFQILGPTNNPFPGTICLPQVPLPKNTTVKAGDKATIQVVELAVHGAALYSCVDIIFAEPGDKNLKEVNETNCFNSTDIGFAEIYTITTKESGSDEYVSESGATLAFRQLGWMPLVAAGFWAFLLA; from the exons ATGCGGACGTCAGCTCTTCTCACCATCGTCCTTGCGACAATTGTATCCGCCCACAGTGTAATCACCTATCCGGGCTGGCGTGGCAACAACCTCATCACCAACGAGACCTTTCCCTATGGCATGCAATGGATATATCCAT GTGGCGGTCACAATGTTACGACAAACCGCACATACTGGCCCACGACAGGCGGTGCCATTGCTTTCCAGCCCGGCTGGTTCCGTGGCCACGAGACAGCATTTGCCTACATCAACATGGGTTTCGGCGACGACGGTCCAGACGGTGGCCCTGCAAACATGACTCTCCCCATGGTTCCCATGTTCCAGATCCTCGGTCCCACCAACAATCCATTCCCTGGAACCATCTGCCTTCCTCAGGTGCCTCTACCAAAGAACACAACAGTCAAGGCCGGAGACAAGGCGACAATTCAAGTTGTTGAACTCGCTGTCCACGGCGCAGCTCTCTACTCT TGCGTCGATATCATCTTCGCAGAACCTGGTGACAAGAACCTCAAAGAGGTAAATGAGACCAACTGCTTCAATTCGACCGACATCGGCTTCGCCGAGATATACACCATCACAACCAAGGAATCCGGCTCAGACGAATACGTGAGCGAATCCGGCGCCACCCTGGCCTTCCGCCAATTGGGCTGGATGCccttggtggcagctggttTCTGGGCTTTTCTGCTAGCGTGA
- a CDS encoding hypothetical protein (BUSCO:52238at5125) has translation MSSPKDSQEWTQVSRKSRKNKNRSTNSNQVSSSSSPHVAARVNVPNTENIRTPAELETSYRRYRERWESEPSCAKVRELIASKASHLNKVSRAVNFGVGTFDPKGAYDPKASFVQLAAFDVIVQELEKITGEKMETYIQDPMFSASDKTFLGNLGHTVVEEPAGNDLVTPTTFFFGVHLYRGVYKEAFEKHLPALFIGTGWDAWDNMPSLDGLEEIHEIHKTYEHCEFPEDKYDTAFFTTSIYWKVEGEKEDEKDESVEDKDKGKVKEKEKDEDEDEDELSKKPESTTISVPEKLIAKSVRDEISRPAYAT, from the exons ATGTCTTCCCCCAAAGATTCTCAAGAATGGACACAAGTTTCTCGCAAATCtcgcaagaacaagaacaggtCCACCAATTCCAATCAAGTATCTTCGTCATCCAGCCCACATGTCGCTGCCCGTGTGAATGTTCCCAATACGGAAAACATTCGCACCCCGGCTGAGCTTGAAACATCTTACAGACGATACCGCGAGCGTTGGGAGTCTGAGCCATCATGTGCAAAAGTCCGCGAGCTCATCGCTAGCAAAGCTTCACATCTCAACAAGGTCAGTCGTGCTGTCAACTTTGGTGTTGGTACGTTTGATCCAAAGGGGGCATATGATCCCAAGGCGTCGTTTGTGCAACTCGCAGCATTTGATGTCATTGTACAAGAACTAG AGAAAATCACAGGCGAAAAGATGGAGACTTATATTCAGGATCCAATGTTCAGTGCCTCCGACAAGACCTTCCTCGGCAACCTTGGTCATACTGTTGTTGAAGAACCAGCTGGAAACGACCTCGTCACGCCAACCACGTTCTTCTTTGGTGTTCATCTCTACAGAGGCGTTTACAAAGAAGCGTTCGAGAAGCACCTCCCTGCGCTCTTCATCGGAACAGGCTGGGATGCTTGGGACAA TATGCCGAGTCTGGATGGTCTCGAAGAAATACACGAAATACACAAGACATATGAGCATTGCGAGTTTCCGGAAGACAAGTATGACACAGCGTTTTTTACTACGAGTATTTACTGGAAGGTCGAAGGTGAGAAGGAGGATGAGAAGGATGAGTCGGTcgaggacaaggacaagggcaaagtaaaggagaaggaaaaggatgaggatgaggatgaggatgaattATCCAAGAAACCCGAGTCGACTACTATCTC TGTACCAGAGAAGTTGATCGCCAAGAGcgtaagagacgaaattagtaggccagcttatgctacttag
- a CDS encoding hypothetical protein (TransMembrane:1 (i280-303o)~BUSCO:19079at5125~CAZy:GH17) — protein sequence MQNYHGDPYEREPLDSQNYYNPSPQRPIPPPHSYSQTAPHDASARSNHPSAHPDSSYNRVQGGYDDYHSQGRSASPYGGSAAYDSPRRPSPHQGDRNYHSDRDYHADQGYNTYGGGGGGHLGSGTGAMEHSRLPPPPSRTQQNPYGGNGGYGYDSPRGPPGSSSTSHYNGSDPYVDNPYHGYTNSRNGSANLGVVNPNEIVDDGDDGLVYGKSQRNSMLSLSNSDRAKKGASASAAAVGGGAAAGGLMSGRGGAYEMNAAREKHYGSAANDAGRSKKCKWLVIIVVFLIIVGAIVGGVVGSMVNNGRDESGGAGGSNQGESANDDTKKNGDLGKNSAEIKELLNNPDLHRVFPGMDYTPLNSQYPDCMHNPPSQNNITRDVAILGQLTNRIRLYGTDCNQTQMLIHSIQRLELDDTKVWMGVWLDKNETTNERQMSQMWDILDEYGDDPFEGIIIANEILFREEMNITTLAEILADTRTKLKKKGLKLPVATSDLGDDWDSELAADSDYIMANIHPFFAGVEADEAADWTSSFWKNNNGQFWKSDKEKNIISETGWPTGGGTHCGGTATSCTKGSVAGVDELNTFMEDWVCQALKNGTNYFWFEAFDEPWKERYNEKGKEWEDKWGLLTIDRDLKKGVKIPDCDGKTLKDYSAFS from the exons ATGCAGAATTACCACGGGGATCCTTACGAGCGAGAACCTCTCGACTCTCAAAACTACTACAATCCCTCGCCGCAGCGACCCATTCCTCCACCCCATAGTTATTCGCAAACCGCTCCCCACGACGCTTCCGCGAGATCAAACCACCCAAGCGCCCATCCCGATTCTTCTTACAACCGTGTGCAAGGCGGCTACGACGACTACCATTCTCAAGGTCGCTCAGCTTCACCTTACGGAGGATCAGCTGCCTACGACAGTCCTCGACGCCCATCACCTCACCAAGGCGACCGCAACTACCACAGCGACCGTGACTACCACGCCGACCAGGGCTACAACACCTACGGGGGTGGCGGAGGAGGACATCTGGG TAGTGGCACAGGCGCAATGGAACACTCTCGTTTGCCTCCACCCCCATCGCGGACACAGCAGAATCCGTATGGAGGAAACGGCGGATACGGATACGATTCGCCCCGTGGACCTCCAGgctcatcttcaacatcccATTACAACGGAAGTGACCCTTACGTCGACAACCCCTACCATGGATACACCAACTCACGAAACGGTAGCGCCAATCTTGGTGTGGTGAATCCTAATGAGATCGTCGATGACGGAGATGATGGACTGGTGTATGGAAAGAGCCAGCGAAACTCGATGCTAAGTCTCTCCAATTCAGACCGCGCAAAGAAGggtgcttctgcttctgctgctGCGGTTGGAGGTGGTGCGGCTGCTGGCGGCCTCATGAGCGGCAGAG GAGGAGCTTATGAAATGAATGCAGCACGTGAAAAGCACTATGGTTCGGCAGCTAATGATGCCGGAAGAAGCAAGAAGTGCAAATGGCTCGTCATCATTGTGGTATTCCTTATCATTGTTGGTGCCATTGTGGGCGGCGTCGTGGGTAGCATGGTCAACAATGGAAGGGACGAAAGCGGAGGAGCGGGTGGCAGCAATCAGGGAGAGTCAGCTAACGACGACACGAAGAAGAACGGCGATCTCGGCAAAAACAGCGCCGAGATTAAGgagcttctcaacaaccCCGATTTGCACCGAGTATTTCCTGGCATGGACTACACCCCGCTCAACTCTCAATATCCCGACTGCATGCATAACCCACCTTCTCAGAACAACATCACACGCGACGTTGCCATATTGGGTCAGCTGACCAACAGGATCCGACTCTACGGTACAGATTGTAATCAGACTCAGATGCTGATTCACTCCATTCAGCGTCTGGAGCTTGACGACACGAAAGTTTGGATGGGTGTTTGGCTGGACAAGAACGAGACGACCAACGAGCGACAGATGAGCCAAATGTGGGATATTCTGGACGAGTACGGTGATGACCCTTTTGAAGGTATTATCATTGCCAACGAGATCCTGTTCCGAGAGGAGATGAACATTACCACCTTGGCAGAGATTCTGGCCGATACCCGcaccaagctcaagaagaagggcctGAAGCTGCCTGTTGCCACCTCTGATTTGGGCGATGATTGGGATTCTGAGCTAGCAGCCGATAGTGACTACATTATGGCCAACATTCATCCTTTCTTCGCAGGCGTCGAGGCCGATGAGGCAGCTGATTGGACTTCTAGCTTCTGGAAGAACAACAATGGACAATTTTGGAAGTCAGACAAGGAAAAGAACATCATTTCAGAGACGGGTTGGCCCACTGGCGGTGGAACCCATTGCGGCGGTACTGCAACTTCTTGTACAAAGGGTTCAGTGGCTGGCGTTGATGAACTGAACACCTTCATGGAGGACTGGGTTTGCCAGGCCCTCAAGAATGGTACCAACTACTTTTGGTTTGAGGCATTCGACGAGCCCTGGAAGGAGAGATACAACGAGAAGGGCAAGGAGTGGGAGGACAAGTGGGGTCTCTTGACTATTGATCGCGATCTTAAAAAAGGAGTCAAGATTCCTGACTGCGATGGCAAGACGCTCAAGGACTACAGCGCCTTTTCCTAA